A DNA window from Streptomyces bacillaris contains the following coding sequences:
- a CDS encoding NADH-quinone oxidoreductase subunit D, translating to MTETTIGIGGAAESTDMVLNIGPQHPSTHGVLRLRIVLDGERIQHAEPVIGYMHRGAEKLFEARDYRQIIMLANRHDWLSAFSNELGVVMAVERMLGMEVPGRAVWTRTLLAELNRVLNHLMFLGSYPLELGGITPVFHAFREREELQTVMEEVSGGRMHYMFNRVGGLKEDIPAGWTGRVREAVTSVRSRMDVYENLVLGNEIFRGRTRGIGVLSADAVHAYGVSGPIARASGVDFDLRRDEPYLAYGELQDTLKVVTRTEGDCLARFECLLEQTLNSLDLADACLDRLAGLEPGPVNQRLPKVLKAPEGHTYAWTENPLGVNGYYLVSKGEKTPYRLKLRSASFNNIQALTELLPGTLVSDMVAILGSLFFVVGDIDK from the coding sequence ATGACGGAGACGACCATCGGCATCGGCGGCGCGGCGGAGAGCACCGACATGGTGCTGAACATCGGCCCGCAGCACCCCTCCACGCACGGCGTGCTCCGGCTCCGGATCGTCCTGGACGGCGAGCGCATCCAGCACGCCGAGCCGGTCATCGGTTATATGCACCGGGGCGCGGAGAAGCTCTTCGAGGCGCGCGACTACCGGCAGATCATCATGCTCGCCAACCGCCACGACTGGCTCTCCGCCTTCTCCAACGAGCTGGGCGTCGTGATGGCCGTCGAGCGGATGCTCGGCATGGAGGTCCCCGGGCGCGCGGTCTGGACGCGGACCCTGCTCGCCGAGCTGAACCGGGTCCTCAACCATCTGATGTTCCTCGGCTCCTACCCCCTCGAACTCGGCGGCATCACCCCGGTCTTCCACGCCTTCCGCGAGCGCGAGGAGCTGCAGACGGTGATGGAGGAGGTCTCCGGCGGCCGGATGCACTACATGTTCAACCGGGTCGGCGGGCTCAAGGAGGACATCCCGGCGGGCTGGACCGGCCGGGTCCGCGAGGCCGTCACCTCGGTCCGCTCCCGGATGGACGTGTACGAGAACCTGGTCCTCGGCAACGAGATCTTCCGGGGCCGTACGCGCGGGATCGGCGTGCTCTCCGCCGACGCGGTGCACGCGTACGGGGTGTCGGGGCCGATCGCCCGCGCCTCGGGCGTCGACTTCGACCTGCGGCGCGACGAGCCGTATCTCGCGTACGGGGAGCTGCAGGACACCCTGAAGGTGGTCACCCGGACCGAGGGCGACTGCCTGGCCCGGTTCGAGTGCCTGCTGGAGCAGACCCTCAACTCCCTGGACCTGGCCGACGCCTGCCTGGACCGGCTGGCCGGGCTGGAGCCGGGGCCGGTCAACCAGCGGCTGCCCAAGGTGCTGAAGGCGCCCGAGGGCCACACGTACGCCTGGACGGAGAACCCGCTCGGCGTCAACGGCTACTACCTGGTCTCCAAGGGCGAGAAGACCCCGTACCGCCTGAAGCTGCGCTCCGCGTCCTTCAACAACATCCAGGCGCTCACCGAACTGCTGCCGGGGACGCTGGTCTCCGACATGGTGGCGATCCTGGGCTCGCTCTTCTTCGTCGTCGGGGACATCGACAAGTAG
- a CDS encoding L-aspartate oxidase, protein MTGIRLTAPAPGWAIDADVVVVGSGVAGLTTALRCAAAGLDTVVVTKARLDDGSTRWAQGGIAAALGEGDTPEQHLADTLVAGAGLCDEEAVRTLVTEGPDAVRRLITTGAHFDTTDSGDIALTREGGHHRRRIAHAGGDATGAEISRALVEAVRAAALRIIENALVLDLLTDAEGRTAGVSLHVMGEGQHDGVGAVRAPSVVLATGGMGQVFSATTNPSVSTGDGVALALRAGAEVSDLEFVQFHPTVLFLGAESEGQQPLVSEAVRGEGAHLVDASGTRFMLGQHELAELAPRDIVAKAITRRMHEHGTEHMYLDARHFGARMWEQRFPTILAACRAHDIDPVTEPVPVAPAAHYASGGIRTDLRGRTTVPGLYACGEVACTGVHGANRLASNSLLEGLVFAERIAADIAETRPPRTEPAEAAGDADAPVPLLAPEARTAIQRTMTRGAGVLRSAASLAAAAEELEALHRSAAADADDPDPKVAVPGVDTWEATNLLLVSRVLVAAAREREETRGCHWREDRPDRDDAHWRRHLVVRIAADRTPVVHRTETAAFPPVRPAD, encoded by the coding sequence GTGACCGGAATACGGCTGACCGCCCCCGCCCCCGGCTGGGCCATCGACGCGGACGTCGTGGTGGTCGGCTCCGGGGTCGCCGGTCTCACCACCGCCCTGCGCTGCGCCGCCGCCGGCCTGGACACCGTGGTCGTCACCAAGGCCCGGCTCGACGACGGCTCGACCCGCTGGGCCCAGGGCGGCATCGCCGCCGCGCTCGGCGAGGGCGACACCCCCGAGCAGCATCTCGCCGACACCCTGGTCGCGGGCGCGGGCCTCTGCGACGAGGAGGCCGTACGGACCCTGGTCACCGAGGGCCCCGACGCCGTACGCCGGCTGATCACCACCGGCGCCCACTTCGACACCACCGACAGCGGCGACATAGCGCTCACCCGTGAGGGCGGCCACCACCGCCGCCGCATCGCCCACGCGGGCGGCGACGCGACCGGCGCGGAGATCTCCCGGGCCCTGGTCGAGGCGGTCCGCGCGGCCGCCCTCCGCATCATCGAGAACGCGCTCGTCCTGGACCTGCTCACCGACGCCGAAGGCCGTACGGCGGGGGTCTCGCTCCACGTCATGGGCGAGGGCCAGCACGACGGCGTCGGCGCGGTCCGGGCCCCCTCGGTCGTCCTCGCCACCGGCGGCATGGGCCAGGTCTTCTCCGCCACCACCAACCCGTCGGTCTCCACCGGGGACGGCGTGGCGCTGGCGCTGCGGGCCGGGGCGGAGGTCTCGGACCTGGAGTTCGTCCAGTTCCACCCGACGGTCCTCTTCCTCGGCGCCGAGTCCGAGGGCCAGCAGCCGCTGGTCTCCGAGGCGGTACGGGGCGAGGGCGCCCATCTCGTCGACGCCTCCGGCACCCGCTTCATGCTGGGGCAGCACGAGCTGGCCGAGCTGGCCCCGCGCGACATCGTCGCCAAGGCCATCACCCGGCGGATGCACGAGCACGGCACCGAGCACATGTATCTCGACGCCCGGCACTTCGGCGCGCGGATGTGGGAGCAGCGCTTCCCCACCATCCTGGCCGCCTGCCGCGCCCACGACATCGACCCCGTCACCGAACCGGTCCCGGTCGCCCCCGCCGCGCACTACGCCTCCGGCGGCATCCGCACCGACCTGCGCGGCCGCACGACCGTCCCCGGCCTGTACGCCTGCGGCGAGGTCGCCTGTACGGGGGTGCACGGGGCCAACCGGCTGGCGTCGAACTCCCTCCTGGAGGGCCTGGTCTTCGCCGAGCGCATCGCCGCCGACATCGCGGAGACCCGCCCGCCCCGTACGGAACCGGCCGAGGCCGCCGGCGACGCGGACGCCCCCGTTCCGCTGCTCGCCCCCGAGGCCCGTACGGCGATCCAGCGCACCATGACCCGGGGCGCCGGAGTCCTCCGCTCCGCCGCGTCCCTGGCCGCCGCCGCCGAGGAGCTGGAGGCCCTGCACCGCAGCGCCGCCGCCGACGCGGACGACCCCGATCCCAAGGTCGCCGTCCCCGGCGTCGACACCTGGGAGGCCACCAACCTGCTGCTGGTCTCCCGGGTCCTGGTCGCCGCCGCCCGGGAGCGCGAGGAGACCCGCGGCTGCCACTGGCGTGAGGACCGGCCCGACCGCGACGACGCGCACTGGCGCCGCCACCTGGTCGTCCGGATCGCCGCCGACCGCACGCCGGTCGTCCACCGTACGGAGACCGCCGCATTCCCGCCCGTACGCCCGGCGGATTGA
- the panC gene encoding pantoate--beta-alanine ligase has protein sequence MTTTENGPQDADTTTPRAGAPENPGSADTKSPTAPALLRTAAELDALPRPAGAERVVVMTMGALHEGHATLVRAARQAAGPDGQVVVTVFVNPLQFGEAADLDRYPRTLDADLATAAAAGADAVFAPGVDEVYPGGEPQVRITAGPMGERLEGASRPGHFDGMLTVVAKLLHLTRPDEALYGQKDAQQLALIRRMVRDLNFPVRITGVPTVRDADGLALSSRNRFLSPQERHTALALSHALFAARDRLAAQQALHERALATAPGSGADRAAGLNRLGEARAAADAQAVALARPNGAPAAVRATARAILDEAAARDRHPLVLDYLALVDPADFTEIPDDRESGEAILAVAARVGETRLIDNIPLTFGALT, from the coding sequence ATGACGACCACCGAGAACGGGCCCCAGGACGCGGACACCACGACCCCTCGGGCCGGAGCCCCCGAAAACCCCGGGAGCGCGGACACCAAAAGCCCCACCGCCCCCGCCCTCCTCCGCACCGCCGCCGAGCTCGACGCGCTGCCCCGCCCCGCCGGGGCCGAGCGGGTCGTCGTCATGACCATGGGCGCCCTCCACGAGGGGCACGCCACCCTCGTCCGGGCCGCCCGGCAGGCGGCGGGCCCGGACGGGCAGGTCGTGGTGACCGTCTTCGTCAACCCGCTCCAGTTCGGGGAGGCGGCCGACCTCGACCGCTACCCGCGCACCCTCGACGCCGACCTGGCTACCGCCGCCGCCGCAGGCGCCGACGCGGTCTTCGCCCCCGGTGTGGACGAGGTCTACCCCGGCGGCGAGCCCCAGGTGCGGATCACCGCGGGCCCGATGGGCGAGCGGCTCGAAGGCGCCTCCCGCCCCGGCCACTTCGACGGCATGCTCACCGTCGTCGCCAAGCTCCTCCACCTCACCCGCCCCGACGAGGCGCTCTACGGGCAGAAGGACGCCCAGCAGCTCGCCCTGATCCGCCGCATGGTCCGCGACCTGAACTTCCCGGTCCGGATCACCGGCGTACCCACCGTCCGGGACGCGGACGGCCTCGCGCTCTCCAGCCGCAACCGTTTCCTCTCCCCGCAGGAGCGGCACACCGCTCTCGCCCTCTCGCACGCGCTGTTCGCAGCCCGGGACCGGCTCGCCGCCCAGCAGGCCCTGCACGAACGCGCGCTGGCCACCGCCCCCGGCTCCGGCGCCGACCGGGCCGCCGGGCTCAACCGGCTCGGCGAGGCGCGGGCCGCGGCCGACGCCCAGGCCGTCGCCCTGGCCCGGCCCAACGGGGCGCCCGCCGCCGTCCGGGCCACCGCCCGCGCGATCCTGGACGAGGCGGCGGCCCGCGACCGGCACCCGCTCGTCCTGGACTATCTGGCGCTGGTGGACCCGGCGGACTTCACCGAGATCCCCGACGACCGCGAGAGCGGGGAGGCGATCCTCGCCGTCGCCGCCCGGGTCGGGGAGACCCGCCTCATCGACAACATCCCCCTCACCTTCGGAGCCCTGACGTGA
- a CDS encoding Rossmann-like and DUF2520 domain-containing protein, whose protein sequence is MNTTVPKEPLDARDRPARLTVGVVGAGRVGPALAAALQLAGHRPVAVSGVSDASRRRAAALLPDVPVVTPAEVLARAELVLLTVPDDALPGLVEGLAETGAVRPGQLLVHTSGRYGARVLDPALRAGALPLALHPAMTFTGTSVDVQRLAGCSFGVTAPDELRLAAEALVIEMGGEPEWIAEESRPLYHAALALGANHLVTLVAEAMELLAKAGVTAPDRMLGPLLGAALDNALRSGDAALTGPVARGDAGTVAAHVSELRAHAPQMVGGYLAMARATADRALAHGLLKPELAEDLLVALADQESRPGSTGPGETR, encoded by the coding sequence GTGAATACGACAGTTCCGAAGGAACCCCTCGACGCGAGGGACCGCCCCGCCCGCCTCACCGTCGGCGTCGTGGGAGCGGGCCGCGTCGGTCCCGCACTCGCCGCCGCGCTTCAGCTCGCCGGTCACCGCCCGGTGGCCGTCTCCGGGGTCTCCGACGCCTCCCGGCGCCGCGCGGCCGCGCTCCTCCCCGATGTGCCCGTCGTGACGCCCGCCGAGGTGCTGGCCCGCGCCGAGCTGGTGCTGCTGACCGTCCCCGACGACGCGCTGCCCGGGCTGGTGGAGGGGCTCGCGGAGACCGGTGCCGTACGGCCGGGACAGCTGCTCGTCCACACCTCCGGGCGGTACGGGGCCCGGGTCCTGGACCCCGCGCTGCGGGCCGGGGCCCTGCCGCTGGCGCTCCACCCGGCGATGACGTTCACCGGCACCTCCGTCGACGTCCAGCGGCTCGCGGGCTGCTCCTTCGGGGTCACCGCCCCCGACGAGCTGCGGCTGGCCGCCGAGGCGCTGGTCATCGAGATGGGCGGCGAGCCGGAGTGGATCGCGGAGGAGTCCCGTCCGCTCTACCACGCGGCTCTGGCCCTGGGCGCGAACCACCTGGTCACCCTGGTCGCGGAGGCGATGGAGCTGCTGGCCAAGGCCGGGGTCACCGCCCCGGACCGGATGCTCGGCCCGCTCCTCGGCGCCGCCCTGGACAACGCCCTGCGCTCCGGCGACGCGGCGCTGACCGGCCCGGTGGCCCGGGGCGACGCGGGCACGGTCGCCGCCCATGTGTCGGAGCTGCGCGCCCACGCCCCCCAGATGGTCGGCGGCTATCTCGCGATGGCCCGCGCCACGGCCGACCGCGCCCTGGCCCACGGCCTGCTCAAGCCGGAGCTGGCGGAGGACCTGCTCGTCGCCCTGGCCGACCAGGAGAGCCGGCCGGGCTCCACCGGACCGGGGGAGACCCGATGA
- a CDS encoding response regulator transcription factor: MAIRVMLVDDQVLLRTGFRMVLAAQPDMEVVAEAGDGAEAIEILRSTAVDVVLMDVRMPRLDGVEATRRICAQPNPPKVLILTTFDLDEYAFSGLKAGASGFMLKDVPPAELLSAIRSVHSGDAVVAPSTTRRLLDRFSPMLPSSEKEPKNKHIEKLTEREREVMLLVAQGLSNGEIASRLVLSEATVKTHVGRILTKLSLRDRVQVVVLAYETGLVRAGGGAG, from the coding sequence ATGGCCATCCGCGTGATGCTCGTCGACGATCAGGTGCTTCTCCGTACGGGCTTCCGCATGGTCCTGGCCGCCCAGCCGGACATGGAGGTGGTGGCGGAGGCCGGGGACGGCGCCGAGGCGATCGAGATCCTGCGTTCGACGGCCGTGGACGTGGTGCTGATGGACGTCCGTATGCCCCGGCTGGACGGGGTGGAGGCGACCCGCCGGATCTGCGCGCAGCCGAACCCGCCGAAGGTGCTGATCCTGACGACGTTCGACCTGGACGAGTACGCCTTCTCCGGGCTGAAGGCGGGGGCCAGCGGCTTCATGCTCAAGGACGTGCCCCCGGCCGAGCTGCTCTCCGCGATCCGCTCGGTGCACAGCGGTGACGCGGTCGTCGCGCCCTCCACCACCCGCCGTCTGCTCGACCGGTTCTCCCCGATGCTGCCCAGCAGCGAGAAGGAGCCGAAGAACAAGCACATCGAGAAGCTCACCGAACGCGAACGCGAGGTGATGCTCCTGGTCGCGCAGGGCCTCTCGAACGGCGAGATCGCCTCCCGCCTGGTCCTCTCCGAGGCCACGGTCAAGACGCACGTCGGCCGCATCCTCACCAAGCTGAGCCTGCGCGACCGCGTCCAGGTCGTCGTCCTCGCCTACGAGACGGGGCTGGTCCGCGCGGGCGGCGGAGCGGGCTGA
- a CDS encoding threonine aldolase family protein gives MTAIDEQEQRRRRLAAWRGSHRVLARRSTDGTVGEGLAALAAGAGSVHDPDGAVDVYGGGVVAELERRVAGLLGTEAAAFFPTGTMAQQVALRCWAGRTGNATVALHPLAHPELHEEGALAAVSGLRTVHLTSAPRMPSAEEVRDHPEPFGTLMLELPLRDAGFALPTWDELEATVAAARERDAVVHLDGARLWECGPHFGRGLEEVAGLADSVYVSFYKSLDGLSGAALAGPSTLVEEARVWRHRYGGQLFQQYPAALSALIGLDRELPRLPSYVAHAKVVAGAVAEGFAAAGVPWFRVNPEPPHTHQFQVWLPYGAGVLDEASLRQAEETGVTLFRSWSEGAPGAAGLPPGVSVAEVTVAGAGLEWSAEDVRSAVAGFVELLPA, from the coding sequence ATGACAGCCATCGATGAGCAGGAGCAGCGGCGGCGCCGACTCGCCGCCTGGCGTGGATCCCACCGGGTGCTGGCCCGCCGGTCCACGGACGGCACGGTGGGCGAGGGGCTCGCGGCGCTGGCGGCCGGGGCCGGTTCCGTACACGATCCGGACGGTGCGGTGGATGTGTACGGGGGCGGGGTCGTCGCGGAGCTGGAGCGGCGGGTGGCCGGGCTGCTGGGGACGGAGGCGGCGGCGTTCTTCCCGACCGGGACCATGGCCCAGCAGGTGGCGCTGCGGTGCTGGGCGGGGCGGACGGGCAACGCCACGGTGGCGCTCCACCCGCTGGCCCACCCGGAGCTGCACGAGGAGGGGGCGCTGGCGGCCGTGAGCGGGCTGCGCACGGTCCACCTGACCTCCGCGCCCCGGATGCCGAGCGCGGAGGAGGTGCGGGACCACCCGGAGCCGTTCGGCACGCTGATGCTGGAGCTGCCGTTGCGGGACGCCGGGTTCGCGCTGCCGACCTGGGACGAGCTGGAGGCGACCGTGGCGGCGGCCCGGGAGCGGGACGCGGTGGTCCACCTGGACGGGGCGCGGCTGTGGGAGTGCGGCCCGCACTTCGGGCGGGGCCTGGAGGAGGTCGCGGGGCTCGCGGACAGCGTGTACGTGTCCTTCTACAAGTCGCTCGACGGGCTGTCGGGGGCGGCGCTGGCGGGGCCCTCGACGCTGGTGGAGGAGGCCCGGGTGTGGCGCCACCGGTACGGGGGACAGCTCTTCCAGCAGTACCCGGCGGCGCTCTCCGCCCTCATCGGCCTGGACCGGGAGCTGCCCCGGCTGCCGTCGTACGTGGCCCACGCGAAGGTGGTGGCCGGGGCGGTGGCGGAGGGGTTCGCGGCGGCCGGGGTGCCGTGGTTCCGGGTCAACCCGGAGCCGCCGCACACGCACCAGTTCCAGGTCTGGCTGCCGTACGGGGCCGGGGTGCTGGACGAGGCGTCGCTGCGGCAGGCGGAGGAGACGGGCGTGACGCTGTTCCGGAGCTGGTCGGAGGGGGCTCCGGGGGCGGCCGGGCTGCCGCCGGGGGTGTCGGTCGCGGAGGTGACGGTCGCCGGGGCGGGGCTGGAGTGGTCGGCGGAGGATGTGCGGAGTGCGGTGGCCGGGTTCGTGGAGCTGCTACCGGCGTAG
- the nadC gene encoding carboxylating nicotinate-nucleotide diphosphorylase, translating to MDVPLIRVGAPTPSAPSEGCGDDCGCGDGYDADALECGLDPGLALLLAEAGLDPVQVEDVAHVAIEEDLDGGVDVTTVATVPEDAVITGDFTAREAGVVAGLRVAEAVLSIVCTEEFEVERHVEDGERVAPGQKLLTVTTRTRDLLTGERSALNLLCRLSGIATATRAWADVLEGSGAQVRDTRKTTAGLRALEKYAVRCGGGVNHRMSLSDAALVKDNHVVAAGGVAEAFKRVRAEFPDLPIEVEVDTLEQVREVLDAGVDLILLDNFTPAETAEAVALVDGRAILESSGRLTLDSARAYADAGVDYLAVGALTHSSPILDIGLDFREASTTSDGAEA from the coding sequence GTGGACGTACCGCTGATCCGGGTCGGCGCGCCCACCCCGTCCGCGCCCTCCGAAGGCTGCGGCGACGACTGCGGCTGCGGTGACGGCTACGACGCCGACGCCCTGGAGTGCGGCCTGGACCCCGGCCTCGCCCTGCTCCTTGCCGAGGCGGGGCTCGACCCCGTCCAGGTCGAGGACGTCGCCCATGTGGCCATCGAGGAGGACCTGGACGGCGGGGTGGACGTCACGACCGTGGCGACCGTCCCCGAGGACGCCGTGATCACCGGTGACTTCACCGCCCGTGAGGCCGGGGTCGTGGCCGGGCTCCGGGTCGCGGAGGCGGTCCTGTCGATCGTCTGCACCGAGGAGTTCGAGGTCGAGCGGCACGTCGAGGACGGCGAGCGCGTCGCCCCCGGCCAGAAGCTGCTGACCGTCACCACCCGCACCCGCGACCTGCTGACCGGCGAGCGCAGCGCGCTGAACCTGCTCTGCCGCCTCTCCGGCATCGCCACCGCCACCCGCGCCTGGGCGGACGTGCTGGAGGGCTCCGGGGCCCAGGTCCGCGACACCCGCAAGACGACGGCGGGGCTGCGCGCGCTGGAGAAGTACGCGGTGCGCTGCGGCGGCGGCGTCAACCACCGGATGTCGCTCTCCGACGCGGCCCTGGTCAAGGACAACCACGTGGTCGCGGCGGGCGGGGTCGCGGAGGCGTTCAAGCGGGTCCGCGCCGAGTTCCCCGACCTGCCCATCGAGGTGGAGGTCGACACGCTGGAGCAGGTCCGCGAGGTGCTGGACGCGGGCGTCGATCTGATCCTGCTGGACAACTTCACCCCGGCCGAGACCGCCGAGGCGGTGGCTCTGGTCGACGGCCGCGCGATCCTGGAGTCCTCCGGCCGCCTCACGCTCGACTCGGCCCGCGCCTACGCGGACGCGGGCGTGGACTACCTGGCCGTCGGCGCGCTCACCCACTCCTCGCCGATCCTCGACATCGGCCTGGACTTCCGCGAGGCATCCACCACCAGCGACGGGGCCGAAGCCTGA
- a CDS encoding sensor histidine kinase, with the protein MQRLYDFLRRHPTGVDVFWAVVLLGLSGMSLASGMYDAGREEIVAIPVALGLSTVVALRRRLPEKMLLLAIAVGLCQLLFDVRPGIGNFAMLVITFTVATIGERWASRLALVCSLSAAALSQLRWPAEPGGSWPQQVFVTVIMTVPFVLAWVMGDSLRTRRAYFSQLEERAARLEREREAQSKVAVAAERARIARELHDVVAHNVSVMVVQADGAAYVMDTAPDQARQALTTISSTGRQALAEMRRLLGVLRTGDAPESGEYVPQPDVEQIEELIEQVRRTGLAVDFKVEGTARPLPSGVELTAYRIVQEALTNTRKHGGPDAGASVRLVYFDDGLGLLVEDDGRGAAHELYEDGGADGAGHGMIGMRERVGMVGGTLDAGPRPGGGFRISALLPLKPAE; encoded by the coding sequence GTGCAGCGCCTCTACGATTTTCTCCGCAGACACCCGACGGGCGTCGACGTCTTCTGGGCGGTCGTCCTCCTCGGGCTCTCCGGCATGTCGCTGGCGTCGGGCATGTACGACGCCGGGCGCGAGGAGATCGTGGCGATTCCGGTTGCGCTCGGGCTCTCCACGGTGGTCGCGCTGCGCCGCCGGCTCCCGGAGAAGATGCTGCTGCTCGCCATCGCGGTGGGGCTCTGCCAACTGCTCTTCGACGTCCGGCCGGGCATCGGGAACTTCGCGATGCTGGTGATCACCTTCACGGTGGCCACGATCGGGGAGCGCTGGGCCTCCCGGCTCGCCCTGGTCTGCTCCCTGAGCGCGGCCGCCCTGTCGCAGTTGCGCTGGCCGGCGGAGCCGGGCGGCTCCTGGCCGCAGCAGGTCTTCGTGACGGTGATCATGACGGTGCCGTTCGTACTGGCCTGGGTGATGGGCGACTCGCTGCGGACCCGGCGGGCCTACTTCAGCCAGCTCGAGGAGCGGGCCGCCCGGCTGGAGCGGGAGCGCGAGGCGCAGTCCAAGGTCGCGGTCGCCGCCGAGCGGGCCCGGATCGCCCGGGAGCTGCACGACGTCGTCGCGCACAACGTCTCGGTGATGGTGGTCCAGGCCGACGGCGCGGCGTATGTGATGGACACGGCCCCCGACCAGGCCCGGCAGGCGCTGACCACGATCTCCTCCACCGGCCGGCAGGCGCTGGCCGAGATGCGGCGGCTGCTGGGGGTGCTGCGGACCGGGGACGCGCCGGAGAGCGGGGAGTACGTCCCGCAGCCCGACGTGGAACAGATCGAGGAGCTGATCGAGCAGGTCCGCAGGACGGGCCTGGCGGTGGACTTCAAGGTCGAGGGCACCGCCCGTCCGCTGCCGAGCGGCGTGGAGCTGACCGCGTACCGCATCGTGCAGGAGGCCCTCACCAACACCCGCAAGCACGGCGGCCCGGACGCCGGGGCCAGCGTCCGGCTGGTCTACTTCGACGACGGCCTCGGGCTGCTGGTCGAGGACGACGGCCGGGGCGCGGCGCACGAGCTGTACGAGGACGGCGGCGCGGACGGGGCCGGGCACGGGATGATCGGGATGCGGGAGCGGGTCGGCATGGTCGGCGGCACCCTGGACGCGGGGCCGCGGCCCGGCGGCGGCTTCCGGATCAGCGCGCTGCTGCCGCTGAAACCGGCCGAGTAG
- a CDS encoding DUF5937 family protein translates to MHIDIAGLTPDRVEFATSPLAELGVALHALSEPGHHPGVHGWATATAAGLEPDLADRLMEAEFLWRNTFSDVFMPFAGIRGGDGRTGATLAEDLDLLDRLDDERFVTAALEFTCSCVYGAGAASPLSDPAMRTRALDMAAARGPRQVDFTQRLLADPGPVRRWLRRLFEDLDQAFFADTWRRVSVQLVADARHKTELLRHKGLAEAVEAVSPALTVDGEAGRISVDKLAEGRTTAVDPDVGPGLTLMPSTFGWPHLMVLHAPGWRPVLHYPVRMPDLPTPASVELLQRRMEALAHPMRMRLCRNLARSPYTTGELAESHSITAPEVSRHLSVLKKAGLITTRRRGRYVLHQLDVTVVARLGSDFLEGVLR, encoded by the coding sequence GTGCACATAGACATCGCGGGCCTGACCCCCGACCGCGTCGAATTCGCGACCTCTCCCCTGGCCGAGCTGGGCGTGGCCCTGCACGCGCTCTCCGAGCCGGGGCACCACCCCGGGGTGCACGGCTGGGCGACCGCGACGGCGGCCGGGCTGGAGCCCGACCTCGCGGACCGGCTGATGGAGGCGGAGTTCCTCTGGCGGAACACCTTCTCGGACGTCTTCATGCCGTTCGCCGGGATCCGCGGGGGCGACGGCCGGACCGGGGCGACCCTGGCGGAGGACCTGGACCTCCTGGACCGGCTGGACGACGAGCGGTTCGTGACGGCGGCCCTGGAGTTCACCTGCAGCTGTGTGTACGGGGCGGGCGCCGCCTCCCCGCTCTCGGACCCGGCGATGCGGACCCGCGCCCTGGACATGGCGGCCGCCCGGGGCCCGCGCCAGGTGGACTTCACCCAGCGGCTGCTGGCCGACCCCGGGCCCGTACGCCGCTGGCTGCGGCGGCTCTTCGAGGACCTGGACCAGGCCTTCTTCGCGGACACCTGGCGCCGGGTCTCGGTCCAGCTCGTCGCGGACGCCCGGCACAAGACGGAGCTGCTGCGGCACAAGGGCCTCGCGGAGGCCGTGGAGGCGGTCTCCCCCGCGCTCACCGTGGACGGGGAGGCGGGCAGGATCTCCGTCGACAAGCTGGCCGAGGGCCGGACCACCGCCGTCGACCCGGACGTCGGCCCCGGCCTCACCCTGATGCCCAGCACCTTCGGCTGGCCCCATCTGATGGTGCTGCACGCCCCCGGCTGGCGGCCGGTGCTCCACTACCCGGTCCGGATGCCCGACCTGCCGACCCCCGCCTCCGTGGAGCTGCTCCAGCGCCGGATGGAGGCCCTGGCCCACCCGATGCGGATGCGCCTGTGCCGTAACCTCGCCCGCTCCCCGTACACCACCGGCGAACTGGCCGAGTCGCACAGCATCACCGCGCCCGAGGTCTCCCGGCATCTGTCGGTGCTCAAGAAGGCGGGCCTGATCACGACGCGCCGCCGGGGCCGTTACGTACTGCACCAGCTCGACGTCACGGTCGTCGCCCGCCTCGGCAGCGACTTCCTGGAGGGCGTGCTGCGGTAG